The Mytilus galloprovincialis chromosome 4, xbMytGall1.hap1.1, whole genome shotgun sequence genome contains a region encoding:
- the LOC143072223 gene encoding uncharacterized protein KIAA1958-like, with the protein MPFRYCPWGLSHGTSGISGKLFVNMADDTVTAAFVQSLKNDNTVRKTTSDMRLFNRWLRSNNEMRLAEEIPVTELDKCLARFFMRVKKDDESNYEPQSVRSMQSSLSRYLTEKCAINIMVDKEFHHSRDVMSAKLKQLKSMGMGAKKRKADPFTAEEVNLLYEKELLGAGNPQSLVRTVWMNNTLHFGLRSREEHTTLRWGDIQMKATTDGEQYLEHTERITKTRNGANLDTRAFQAKMFADTGNPRCPIQTYKQFLRRRPEDMVADDCPFHLGFSRQIKDDGVWFSRQALGKNTLSSFVKKMCEEGGIQGRKTNHSVRKTTITALVHEDIPDTRIMQLSGHKNVQSINSYSSASIEQQKEMSNILSKIGTGKITSDKNPRPLDDNNNDIPSDDYAELLSASQEAELSFVLKDISNFESNSKPVSATTTTGINEMPEIVHENHKGKAMHMFAGATITGNVTINFSN; encoded by the exons ATGCCTTTCCGTTATTGTCCGTGGGGTTTATCACATGGAACTTCGGGTATTTCCGGAAAGTTGTTTGTAAACATGGCAGACGACACGGTCACTGCTGCTTTTGTTCAATCGTTGAAAAACGATAATACAGTTAGAAAAACTACGAGTGACATGAGACTTTTCAACAGATGGTTAAGATCCAATAACGAGATGAGGTTAGCGGAAGAAATTCCTGTTACGGAACTTGATAAATGTTTGGCTCGTTTCTTCATGAGAGTGAAAAAAGACGACGAGTCTAACTACGAACCTCAATCTGTCAGATCAATGCAGAGCAGCTTATCAAGATATCTAACAGAGAAATGTGCAATAAATATAATGGTTGACAAAGAATTTCACCACTCTAGAGATGTGATGTCTGCCAAACTGAAACAGCTGAAATCCATGGGAATGGGAGCCAAAAAAAGGAAAGCAGACCCCTTCACAGCTGAGGAAGTTAATTTACTATACGAAAAAGAGCTGCTTGGTGCAG GAAATCCTCAATCTCTAGTAAGAACTGTTTGGATGAATAACACTCTACATTTTGGTTTACGCTCCCGGGAAGAACACACAACTTTAAGATGGGGAGACATCCAAATGAAGGCAACTACGGACGGGGAGCAGTATCTAGAACATACTGAGAGAATAACCAAAACAAGAAATGGTGCTAACTTGGACACACGTGCCTTTCAGGCCAAGATGTTTGCTGACACAG GTAATCCTAGATGTCCTATACAGACATATAAACAGTTTCTTAGAAGAAGACCAGAAGATATGGTTGCAGATGATTGTCCCTTTCATTTGGGGTTTTCCAGGCAAATTAAGGATGACGGGGTCTGGTTTTCAAGACAAGCTTTAGGAAAGAACACTCTAAgttcttttgttaaaaaaatgtgtgaagaAGGTGGTATTCAGGGTAGAAAAACTAATCATAGTGTCAGAAAAACTACTATCACTGCCTTGGTACATGAGGACATACCAGATACACGCATAATGCAGTTGAGTGGACATAAAAATGTTCAATCCATAAACTCCTATAGCTCAGCATCAATTGAACAACAGAAGGAAATGTCTAATATCTTGAGTAAAATTGGTACAGGGAAAATAACTTCGGATAAAAACCCAAGGCCTTTGGATGATAACAACAATGATATACCATCAGATGATTATGCAGAACTTTTGTCTGCTTCCCAAGAAGCCGAACTTTCTTTTGTATTGAAAgacatttcaaattttgaatctAATTCTAAACCAGTTTCAGCGACAACAACTACAGGAATAAATGAAATGCCAGAAATAGTACATGAAAATCACAAAGGAAAAGCAATGCATATGTTTGCAGGGGCAACTATTACGGGAAATGTGACAATTAATTTTTCCAACTAA